Within the bacterium genome, the region TTATATATAAATTAAAATTATGTCAAGCATTTTTTTTGGCACAATCCGGTTTTTTGTTTAAAAAAAATTGTTGACAGGTTTTGTGTTTTTTGTTTATCATAATAAATATTTTAAAAAAGGGGGGTGAAATAAAGAATGTTAGTAAGATTGTTATTGGTAATGATAATGGGGATTGGCTTAATCCTTTCCTCTGGTTGTTGTCCTCCAAAAGAGACACCTCCACCAACACCACCAATAGACACAGAAGTACCCGCAGACACAGAAGTACCCGCAGACACAGAAGTACCCGCAGACACAGAAGTACCCGCAGACACAGAAGTACCCGCAGACACAACAAAGCCAGCAGAGCCATAAAAGGAGAAGCTATACCTAAAGAAAAGGTAAAACCTTAAGGTTTAGAGAGAGGAGAAAAAATTCTCCTCTCTTTTTTTATACTGAAATAAAAAAGGGTTTGTTTGAAATTTAATTGATTTTGGTATACTATGTGTTAGCTAACAAATTACTTTTTTGTTGAAAAAAAGGTTGTTATTGGCTATACTATTATAATAATGTATAAAGAAGATTATTATCATATTCTTGGTATTAAAAGGGATGCCTCTTTTGAAGATATAAAGGCAGCTTATAGAAAGCTTGTCAAGGAGCATCATCCTGATAAAGGAAAAGTTTCTCCTGAAAGGATAAAGGAGATAAATGAGGCATATAGTATCTTGAGCAATCATGACAAAAGATTAAGGTATGACCTTCTTAATCCAGTGAATGAAGAGGAATTTGACGAGGATAAGATGAAGGGATTGGAAGAAGACGAGGTTATTCCTGTTGAGCCTGTAAGAATGGGAATAGGTTTTGATACCCATCCTCTGGTCTCCTATAGAAAACTTTTTCTTGGAGGCGTTGAGGTTCCTTATGCCTATGGATTGGCATCACATTCTGATGGCGATGTTCTTTTACATAGCCTATGCGATGCATTGTTTGGGGCTATTGGAGAGGATGATATTGGTCATCACTTTCCAGATACAAATCCAGAGTATAAGGATGCCTCATCCATTATCTTCCTTCAGCAGACATCGGAGATTCTTGCAAAAAGGGGATTTAAGGCAAATAATGTTGATTGTGTTATATTGGCTGAAAAGCCATTGCTTTCTCCTTACATCCCAAAGATGAAGGAGAAAATTAGTAAAATTCTTGAAATTCCGCAGGAGAATGTTGGTGTTAAGGCTACAACCTGTGCGGGATTGGGATATATTGGAAAAAAGGAAGGAATATCTGCTTATGCTATTGCTAGCGTTATTTCAACCAGAAAAAAATAATTTGCTGGTGTAGCTCAGAGGTAGAGCAAGCGCCTTGTAAGCGTTAGGTCAAGAGTTCGACTCTCTTCACCAGCTTAATAAAATGCAAAATGTTTTAGTAAATCCTTACCGTAAGTTTTAAGTTTTGCGTTTTGAATTTTAAGTTTTTAAAGGGCAGGTACCCAAGTGGCTAACGGGGTCAGACTGTAAATCTGATGGCTATGTCTTCGGAGGTTCAAATCCTTCCCTGCCCAAGTCAGGAGTATAAAGTTGGAAAAAAGGATGGAAGGATTTGAAGCCCGAACGAAGTGAGGGCCGACTTCAAGGATTTTGTTAGGCGAAAAACGAACAAGTGTGAGTTTTGAGCCTTAGAAAATCCAGAAGGAAAATCCTTCCCTGCCCAAATAAGTTAAAAGTAAGAAGTGAGAAGTAAGAAGTGAAAAAGGTTTAATGAGAAATATTTACTTCCCATTTTCTACTTCCTATTTCTGATGCGGGGGTAGCTCAGTTGGTAGAGCGTCAGCCTTCCAAGCTGAATGTCGCGAGTTCGAACCTCGTTCCCCGCTTAAAAAGGAGGTGTTCGGAATGAACATATTGTTTACACCAATAGGTGTTGTGGCAGTGTTAATCTTTGTGCTTATCTCTGCCATAAAGGTATTGAGGGAGTATGAGAGAGCTGTCATTTTCCGTTTAGGAAGGCTTGTGGGAGAAAGGGGGCCAGGCTTGATTATCATCCTTCCTGTTATTGAACAGTGGCAAAAGGTTGACACAAGGACAATTACAATGGATATTCCTCCACAAGAGGTAATAACCCAAGATAATGTTACAATAAGGGTTAATGCTGTAGCATATTTCAGGGTGGTTAATCCAAATGAGGCGATAACAAAGGTTATGAACTATACCTATGCAACATCGCAGATAGCACAGACAACCTTAAGGAGCGTGCTTGGCCAGGCTGAGCTTGATGAGCTTCTATCCCAGAGGGAGAAGATAAACCAGAGGCTTCAGGAAATTATTGATAACCAGACAGAGCCTTGGGGGATAAAGGTTTCTGTGGTTGAGGTAAAGGATGTTGAGCTACCTGAAGCAATGAAGAGGGCTATGGCGAAACAGGCAGAGGCAGAGAGGGAAAAGAGGGCAAAGATAATCCATGCCGAGGGAGAATTCCAGGCAGCAGAAAGGCTTACCGCAGCTGCTGAGACAATATCAAGGATTCCATCAGCAATACAATTAAGGTTCCTCCAGACATTAACAGAGATTTCAACAGAGAAGACATCAACGATTATCTTCCCTGTTCCAATAGATATGTTAAAATCATTAGTTAAAGGAGAGAAAAATGGCTAATCCAAAGCGTAGATTTTCTAACTCTAGGACAGCAAAGAGGCATTCTGCATGGAAGCTTTCTTCCCCTTCTATTTCTCTTTGTCCACAATGCAGGCATCCGAAACTTCCCCATAGGGTATGTACAAATTGTGGGTTTTACAACAATTCACTAACCCTTTCAATGGCAAAAAAGGAATTTAGACAACAGAGGAAAGAGAAAAAAAGAAAAGAGGCAGCAGGAGCACCACCAGAGAAGGAAGAGAAGAAGGAATAAAAAGGAAAAAAATTATTCTTTTCTTTTTTTAAGAAAAGAAGGAGAGGAGGGAAGAAAGCCTTTTTTTTAAATCCTTTCTTTCTGTAATCATATCAATAATTCCATGGGAAAGGAGAAACTCAGACCTCTGGAAACCATCTGGAAGCCTTTGTCTAATTGTCTGCTCTATAACCCTAGGACCTGCAAAGCCAATTAATGCCTTTGGTTCGGCAATAATAACATCGCCAAGGAATGCAAATGATGCAGAAACGCCTCCTGTTGTTGGGTCGGTTAAGACAGAGATAAAAAAACCACCCCTTTTTTTAAAAACAGAGATGACACCCGCTGTTTTTGCCATTTGAAAAAGGGAAACCATACCCTCCTGCATCCTTGCACCACCAGAGCTAGAAAAAATTATTAGGGGAGAAGAAAGCTCTATAGCCTTCTCTGTAAGCAAGGCTATCTTTTCGCCAACAACAGAGCCCATGCTCCCTCCCATAAATGAAAAATCCATTATAGCAATGGCTACAGGGTGGCCATCTATCTTTCCAAAGCCACAAACAATAGCATCAGAAAGCCCTGTTTCCTTTTCTGCGCTCTTAAGCCTCTCTTCATAGGGCTTTATATCCTTAAATCTTAAGAAATCACAAGGTGATATATCAGAAAAATCCTCCTTGAATGATTTTTTATCAATGGTTATTTTTATTCTATCCTTTGCTTTTAACCTGAAATGGAAATTGCATTTTGGACAGACAGAGAGGTTTCTTTCAAGCTCGTTTTTATAGAGCAAGGTAGAACAGCCATCGCATTTTATCCAAAGCTCATTTGGAGGGTTAATCTCCTGCGGCTTGAATGCAAGGGTTGTGTACTTTGGTTTTCTAAAAAATGCCATTGTAAGAGTCTAAAGAGTCTTGGAGTCTAAGAGTCTGGAGTCTTAAGGGTTGTAATTTTAGGACTCTCTGACTCCTGACTCTCTGACTCATACGGTCATTTAGAAAGAGAAAAGTTAAAAAAGTTTGTTGTCTCAGCGCTCACTATTATCTCTTTCTCAGCCTCCTTAAATCCAGAAAGGCTTGCTTTTAATGTGTGCCTTCCTGGGCTAATAACAAATTCCCTGATAGGTGTTTTTCCTATTAGCCTTCCATCAAGGAATATATCAGCCTGCGATGGAATTGATGTAATAAAGCAATATCCAGAGCCTCCTCCTAGAGGTTGCTGTTTTGGTTTTTCTTTTATTACAGGAGGAAATTCTCTTTTTAGATAAGGCTCTTCTGGAAAAGAAGGGAC harbors:
- the ispF gene encoding 2-C-methyl-D-erythritol 2,4-cyclodiphosphate synthase codes for the protein MYKEDYYHILGIKRDASFEDIKAAYRKLVKEHHPDKGKVSPERIKEINEAYSILSNHDKRLRYDLLNPVNEEEFDEDKMKGLEEDEVIPVEPVRMGIGFDTHPLVSYRKLFLGGVEVPYAYGLASHSDGDVLLHSLCDALFGAIGEDDIGHHFPDTNPEYKDASSIIFLQQTSEILAKRGFKANNVDCVILAEKPLLSPYIPKMKEKISKILEIPQENVGVKATTCAGLGYIGKKEGISAYAIASVISTRKK
- a CDS encoding slipin family protein, with amino-acid sequence MNILFTPIGVVAVLIFVLISAIKVLREYERAVIFRLGRLVGERGPGLIIILPVIEQWQKVDTRTITMDIPPQEVITQDNVTIRVNAVAYFRVVNPNEAITKVMNYTYATSQIAQTTLRSVLGQAELDELLSQREKINQRLQEIIDNQTEPWGIKVSVVEVKDVELPEAMKRAMAKQAEAEREKRAKIIHAEGEFQAAERLTAAAETISRIPSAIQLRFLQTLTEISTEKTSTIIFPVPIDMLKSLVKGEKNG
- the rpmF gene encoding 50S ribosomal protein L32, which gives rise to MANPKRRFSNSRTAKRHSAWKLSSPSISLCPQCRHPKLPHRVCTNCGFYNNSLTLSMAKKEFRQQRKEKKRKEAAGAPPEKEEKKE
- the accD gene encoding acetyl-CoA carboxylase, carboxyltransferase subunit beta, which encodes MAFFRKPKYTTLAFKPQEINPPNELWIKCDGCSTLLYKNELERNLSVCPKCNFHFRLKAKDRIKITIDKKSFKEDFSDISPCDFLRFKDIKPYEERLKSAEKETGLSDAIVCGFGKIDGHPVAIAIMDFSFMGGSMGSVVGEKIALLTEKAIELSSPLIIFSSSGGARMQEGMVSLFQMAKTAGVISVFKKRGGFFISVLTDPTTGGVSASFAFLGDVIIAEPKALIGFAGPRVIEQTIRQRLPDGFQRSEFLLSHGIIDMITERKDLKKRLSSLLSFFS